One genomic segment of Aquamicrobium lusatiense includes these proteins:
- the mdh gene encoding malate dehydrogenase, translating into MARKKIALIGSGMIGGTLAHLIGLKELGDVVLFDIAEGIPQGKGLDIAESSPVDGFDARYVGVNDYAGIEGADVCIVTAGVPRKPGMSRDDLLGINLKVMEQVGAGIAKYAPNAFVICITNPLDAMVWALQKFSGLPKSHVVGMAGVLDSARFRYFLAEEFKVSVEDVSAMTLGGHGDDMVPMVRYSTVAGIPLPDLVKMGWTSKEKLDAIVERTRKGGGEIVGLLKTGSAYYAPASSAVAMAESYLKDKKRVLPCATHLNGQYGVKDTYVGVPVVIGAGGVERIIEIEFNKEEQAMFDKSLAAVQSLTEACTGIAPQLAQK; encoded by the coding sequence ATGGCACGCAAGAAGATAGCACTGATTGGCTCCGGCATGATTGGTGGCACGCTCGCTCACCTCATCGGCCTCAAGGAACTGGGCGACGTCGTCCTGTTCGACATCGCCGAAGGCATTCCGCAGGGCAAAGGCCTCGACATCGCTGAATCCTCGCCGGTGGACGGCTTCGATGCGCGCTATGTCGGCGTCAACGACTATGCCGGCATCGAGGGTGCGGATGTGTGCATCGTCACCGCCGGCGTGCCGCGCAAGCCGGGCATGAGCCGCGACGACCTTCTGGGCATCAACCTCAAGGTGATGGAACAGGTTGGCGCCGGCATCGCCAAATATGCGCCGAACGCCTTCGTCATCTGCATCACCAACCCGCTCGACGCCATGGTCTGGGCGCTGCAGAAGTTCTCCGGCCTGCCGAAGAGCCATGTCGTGGGCATGGCCGGCGTGCTGGATTCCGCCCGCTTCCGCTACTTCCTCGCCGAGGAGTTCAAGGTGTCCGTCGAGGACGTGTCGGCCATGACGCTTGGCGGCCACGGTGACGACATGGTGCCGATGGTGCGCTACTCCACCGTTGCCGGCATCCCGCTGCCCGATCTGGTCAAGATGGGCTGGACCTCGAAGGAGAAGCTGGACGCCATCGTCGAGCGCACCCGCAAGGGCGGCGGCGAGATCGTCGGCCTGCTCAAGACTGGCTCCGCCTACTACGCGCCGGCTTCCTCGGCTGTCGCCATGGCCGAGAGCTACCTGAAGGACAAGAAGCGCGTGCTGCCCTGCGCCACGCATCTCAACGGCCAGTACGGCGTCAAGGACACCTATGTCGGCGTTCCGGTGGTGATCGGCGCCGGCGGTGTCGAGCGCATCATCGAGATCGAGTTCAACAAGGAAGAGCAGGCGATGTTCGACAAGTCGCTTGCCGCCGTCCAGAGCCTGACCGAGGCCTGCACGGGCATCGCGCCGCAGCTTGCCCAGAAGTAA
- the sucC gene encoding ADP-forming succinate--CoA ligase subunit beta, producing MNIHEYQGKQLLKAYGAPVADGVAILSANEAEAAAKTLPGPLYVVKSQIHAGGRGKGKFKELPADAKGGVRLAKSIEEVVANANEMLGNTLVTKQTGPAGKQVNRLYIEDGADIDRELYLSLLVDRTVGRVAFVVSTEGGMDIEAVAEATPEKIITVAIDPETGVTDADVAKINDALKLTGEAAEDGKKLFPLLYTAFSEKDMSLLEINPLIVMTNGRLRVLDAKVSFDGNALFRHEDVKELRDITEEDSKEIEASKWDLAYVALDGNIGCMVNGAGLAMATMDIIKLYGAEPANFCDVGGGAGKEKVAAAFKIITADPRVEGILVNIFGGIMKCDVIAEGVVAAVKEVGLKVPLVVRLEGTNVELGKKIINESGLNVISADDLDDAAQKIVKAVKGN from the coding sequence ATGAACATCCATGAATATCAGGGCAAGCAGCTCCTGAAAGCCTACGGCGCGCCCGTCGCGGACGGCGTGGCGATCCTGTCGGCCAACGAGGCGGAAGCTGCGGCAAAGACGCTGCCCGGCCCGCTCTATGTGGTGAAGAGCCAGATTCATGCCGGCGGCCGCGGCAAGGGCAAGTTCAAGGAACTGCCCGCCGATGCCAAGGGCGGCGTGCGCCTCGCCAAGTCGATCGAGGAAGTGGTTGCGAACGCCAACGAGATGCTGGGCAACACGCTGGTGACCAAGCAGACCGGCCCCGCCGGCAAGCAGGTCAACCGCCTCTACATCGAGGACGGCGCCGACATCGACCGTGAGCTTTACCTGTCGCTGCTGGTCGACCGCACCGTCGGCCGCGTCGCTTTCGTGGTTTCCACCGAGGGCGGCATGGACATCGAGGCCGTCGCCGAGGCAACGCCGGAGAAGATCATCACCGTCGCCATCGACCCCGAAACCGGCGTCACCGACGCCGATGTCGCGAAGATCAACGACGCGCTGAAGCTCACCGGCGAAGCTGCCGAGGACGGCAAGAAGCTGTTCCCGCTGCTTTACACGGCCTTCTCCGAGAAGGACATGAGCCTGCTTGAGATCAACCCGCTGATCGTCATGACCAATGGCCGCCTGCGCGTTCTCGACGCCAAGGTCTCCTTCGACGGCAACGCGCTTTTCCGCCACGAGGACGTGAAGGAACTGCGCGACATCACCGAGGAAGATTCCAAGGAAATCGAGGCCTCGAAGTGGGACCTCGCCTATGTCGCGCTCGACGGCAACATCGGCTGCATGGTCAACGGCGCGGGCCTTGCCATGGCGACGATGGACATCATCAAGCTCTACGGCGCCGAGCCTGCCAACTTCTGCGACGTCGGCGGCGGCGCCGGCAAGGAGAAGGTCGCTGCGGCATTCAAGATCATCACCGCCGACCCGCGCGTCGAGGGCATCCTCGTCAACATCTTCGGCGGCATCATGAAGTGCGACGTGATCGCCGAGGGCGTTGTCGCAGCCGTCAAGGAAGTCGGCCTCAAGGTGCCGCTGGTGGTGCGCCTCGAAGGCACCAATGTGGAACTGGGCAAGAAGATCATCAACGAGAGCGGCCTCAACGTCATCTCGGCCGATGATCTCGACGACGCCGCCCAGAAGATCGTCAAGGCCGTGAAAGGGAACTGA
- the sucD gene encoding succinate--CoA ligase subunit alpha, with protein sequence MSILINKDTKVLVQGLTGKTGTFHTEQALAYHGTKMVGGIHPKKGGENWTGSKGETLPIFASVAEGRDKTGATASVVYVPPAGAAAAIIEAIEAEMELIVCITEGIPVMDMVKVKAKLDKSKSRLIGPNCPGIVTPDECKIGIMPGNIFRKGSVGVVSRSGTLTYEAVFQTTNEGLGQTTAVGIGGDPVKGTEFIDVLEMFLADDETQSIIMIGEIGGSAEEDAAQFLRDEAKRGRSKPMAGFIAGRTAPPGRTMGHAGAVISGGKGGAEDKIAAMEAAGIRVSPSPARLGKTLVEAIKG encoded by the coding sequence ATGTCCATTCTCATCAACAAAGACACCAAGGTTCTCGTTCAGGGTCTGACCGGCAAGACCGGCACCTTCCACACCGAGCAGGCGCTGGCCTATCACGGCACGAAGATGGTCGGCGGTATCCACCCGAAGAAGGGTGGCGAGAACTGGACCGGCTCGAAGGGCGAGACCCTGCCGATCTTCGCATCCGTCGCTGAGGGCAGGGACAAGACCGGCGCCACCGCCTCGGTCGTCTACGTTCCGCCGGCGGGTGCCGCAGCCGCCATCATCGAAGCCATCGAGGCCGAGATGGAGCTGATCGTGTGCATCACCGAGGGCATCCCGGTCATGGACATGGTCAAGGTCAAGGCAAAGCTCGACAAGTCGAAGTCGCGCCTGATCGGCCCGAACTGCCCCGGCATCGTCACCCCCGACGAGTGCAAGATCGGCATCATGCCCGGCAACATCTTCCGCAAGGGCTCGGTCGGCGTTGTTTCGCGCTCGGGAACGCTTACCTATGAGGCAGTGTTCCAGACCACCAACGAAGGCCTCGGCCAGACCACCGCTGTCGGCATCGGCGGCGATCCGGTCAAGGGCACGGAGTTCATCGACGTGCTTGAGATGTTCCTTGCCGACGACGAAACCCAGTCGATCATCATGATCGGCGAGATCGGCGGTTCCGCCGAGGAAGACGCCGCGCAGTTCCTGCGTGACGAAGCAAAGCGTGGGCGCTCCAAGCCCATGGCCGGCTTCATCGCAGGCCGCACGGCCCCTCCCGGCCGCACCATGGGCCACGCCGGCGCCGTGATTTCGGGCGGCAAGGGTGGAGCCGAAGACAAAATCGCCGCCATGGAAGCGGCAGGCATCCGGGTGTCTCCATCCCCGGCGCGACTGGGCAAGACCCTGGTCGAAGCCATCAAGG